A region of Toxorhynchites rutilus septentrionalis strain SRP chromosome 1, ASM2978413v1, whole genome shotgun sequence DNA encodes the following proteins:
- the LOC129762245 gene encoding E3 ubiquitin-protein ligase Nedd-4-like isoform X2, whose translation MATHTEYGYLPGSDELNNEEGSCNRLRVKVIAGHQLAKKDIFGASDPYVRIDLNTITGDENIDSVLTKTKKKTLNPKWNEEFIFRVKPNEHKLVLQVFDENRLTRDDFLGMVELSLAQLPKETEDTQVPIKSYPLRPRRSVGARSKVRGQLELYHAYIQDQNTPEEIDWEIIEPTNSIPTNTEVGAAETLPSGWEERQDANGRTYYVNHLARSTQWERPTAALSQSTQDNDMAAAFQRRVHISVDDNITDTDTLSIDNESISLTNEDEEDGSQLSQRTELTHDQAVETQSSLFIEEDYGQEEQRLATMVPPQEDEFGVDALSVALDYDCDDESSSASITSELAAMRLDASLNSSVASLAMDGSRSVVPRGSPSPASLSTNAEATRRESGIIFRSESLRSLPTIRVSSPPQLPAALVRSPSRVCSVAHPSSAGVSRRRLPPLPINLPHGEEQALDAENAPPPSPQDIPELNEQEPTGEEVDHTVQSRILQHLNEGSRRSLSRSSIGSDNSIRGNGTPAGSHANGEDEADSGGGGRRSSTNNNTDPGDDRSSTRSSTSNENDSSSSSPAGLEAVLPAGWSMQLAPNGRVFFIDHNEKKTSWVDPRTGRASPMPNASNNPAISDARRPEDGLAPLPEGWEERVHTDGRIFFIDHNTRTTQWEDPRLSMPNVAGQAVPYSRDYKRKYEYLKGQLRKPANVPNKIEIKIRRASILEDSYRIINSITKVDLLKTKLWIEFEGEAGLDYGGLAREWFYLLSKEMFNPYYGLFEYSAMDNYTLQINPFSGLCNEDHLHYFRFIGRVAGMAVYHGKLLDAFFIRPFYKMMLQKPIDLKDMEAVDMEYYNSLLWIKENDPSELMLTFCVDEETFGYTSQRELKPNGANIEVTNENKDEYIKLVIEWRFVARVKDQMQAFLDGFGQIVPLNLLKIFDENELELLMCGIQSIDVKDWKRNTLYKGDYFANHVIIQWFWRAVLSFSTEMRARLLQFVTGTSRVPMNGFKELYGSNGPQMFTIEKWGTPENYPRAHTCFNRLDLPPYESYLALKDRLIKAIEGSQGFAGVD comes from the exons aatgaaGAAGGATCTTGCAATCGGCTTCGAGTGAAAGTAATTGCGGGTCATCAACTTGCCAAGAAGGATATATTTGGGGCCAG TGATCCCTACGTCCGGATCGACCTGAACACAATCACCGGCGACGAGAACATCGATTCGGTGCTGACGAAGACCAAGAAAAAAACCCTGAACCCAAAATGGAACGAGGAGTTTATCTTCCGGGTGAAACCGAACGAGCACAAGCTGGTGCTCCAGGTGTTCGACGAGAACCGACTGACGAGGGATGACTTCCTCGGGATGGTCGAGTTGTCGCTGGCCCAGCTGCCAAAGGAAACCGAGGACACCCAGGTTCCGATCAAAAGTTACCCTCTGCGGCCACGCAGGTCAGTAGG TGCTCGGTCCAAGGTGCGAGGACAGCTGGAGCTGTATCACGCCTACATCCAGGATCAGAATACACCCGAGGAGATAGATTGGGAAATTATTGAGCCAACCAATTCCATACCCACT AACACGGAAGTGGGGGCCGCAGAAACTCTTCCTTCCGGCTGGGAGGAACGACAGGATGCTAATGGACGCACCTACTACGTGAATCACTTGGCCCGGTCAACGCAGTGGGAGCGACCGACTGCCGC CCTGAGTCAATCGACGCAAGACAATGATATGGCCGCCGCTTTCCAGAGACGCGTTCACATCAGTGTGGATGATAACATAACG GACACCGACACTTTAAGCATCGACAATGAATCGATAAGTTTGACTAACGAGGATGAAGAGGATGGATCACAGCTTTCGCAACGTACCGAACTAACGCATGATCAAGCTGTAGAGACACAGTCGTCACTCTTCATCGAAGAGGATTATGGCCAGGAGGAACAACGGTTGGCTACAATGGTGCCCCCACAGGAAGACGAGTTCGGTGTTGACGCACTGAGCGTTGCTTTGGATTACGACTGCGATGATGAG TCGAGTAGCGCGAGCATCACCTCGGAACTGGCAGCAATGCGGCTCGATGCTTCGTTAAACAGTTCGGTCGCATCTCTCGCCATGGATGGCAGCAGATCGGTGGTACCAAGGGGTTCTCCAAGCCCCGCTAGCTTATCAACTAACGCCGAGGCAACCCGACGAGAGAGTGGGATTATCTTCCGCTCCGAATCGTTGCGTTCACTTCCAACGATTCGCGTTAGCTCGCCACCGCAGCTACCGGCAGCGTTGGTTCGAAGCCCAAGCCGAGTCTGCTCGGTAGCGCATCCCTCCAGTGCCGGCGTCAGCCGAAG AAGACTTCCACCGTTGCCAATTAACCTGCCGCACGGGGAGGAGCAAGCTCTGGACGCAGAGAATGCTCCTCCTCCCTCGCCGCAAGACATTCCCGAGTTGAACGAACAAGAGCCCACCGGAGAG GAAGTGGATCACACAGTTCAGAGTCGAATTTTGCAGCACCTCAACGAGGGCAGTCGACGCTCGCTGAGCCGCTCCTCGATCGGTAGTGATAATAGTATTCGGGGCAACGGAACCCCCGCCGGGAGTCATGCAAACGGGGAGGATGAAGCGGACAGCGGGGGAGGCGGACGGCGCTCGTCCAccaacaataacaccgatccGGGCGATGATCGTTCGTCGACGCGATCTTCCACCTCCAACGAGAACGATTCATCGAGCAGTAGTCCCGCGGGGCTGGAGGCGGTTCTGCCGGCCGGATGGTCTATGCAGCTGGCTCCCAATGGAAGGGTGTTTTTCATCGACCACAATGAGAAGAAGACATCCTGGGTGGACCCGCGTACCGGGCGAGCCAGTCCGATGCCGAACGCTTCGAACAATCCCGCAATCAGTGATGCCCGCCGGCCGGAGGATGGACTGGCACCGCTGCCGGAGGGCTGGGAGGAGCGGGTCCACACGGATGGGCGGATTTTCTTCATCGATCACA ACACGAGGACCACCCAGTGGGAAGATCCTCGGCTATCGATGCCGAACGTGGCTGGACAGGCGGTTCCTTATTCGAGAGATTACAAGCGGAAATACGAGTACCTTAAAGGGCAGCTGAGAAAACCG GCTAACGTCCCGAACAAGATCGAAATCAAAATTCGCCGAGCGTCGATCCTGGAGGATTCCTATCGCATCATAAACTCGATCACGAAGGTGGACCTACTCAAGACCAAACTGTGGATCGAGTTCGAGGGCGAGGCAGGACTGGACTACGGTGGACTGGCTCGCGAGTGGTTCTACCTGCTGTCCAAGGAGATGTTCAATCCTTACTACGGGCTATTCGAGTACTCGGCGATGGATAACTACACGCTGCAGATAAATCCGTTCAGTGGGTTGTGCAATGAGGATCATTTGCATTACTTCAG GTTCATAGGTCGGGTCGCAGGGATGGCCGTCTACCACGGCAAACTACTGGACGCGTTCTTCATCCGTCCGTTCTATAAGATGATGCTGCAGAAGCCGATCGATTTGAAGGATATGGAAGCGGTGGATATGGAGTACTACAACTCGCTGCTCTGGATCAAAGAGAACGATCCGAGTGAGCTGATGCTCACGTTCTGCGTGGACGAGGAAACCTTCGGTTACACCAGTCAAAGGGAACTTAAACCCAACGGAGCGAACATTGAAGTCACGAATGAAAATAAAGACGAGTACATCAAACTCGTTATAGAGTGGCGCTTCGTTGCGCGAGTCAAGGATCAGATGCAGGCCTTCTTGGACGGGTTTGGCCAGATCGTTCCGCTGAATTTGCTGAAGATTTTCGACGAAAATGAACTTGAGTTGCTGATGTGTGGCATTCAGAGTATTGACGTTAAGGATTGGAAGAGGAACACGCTCTACAAGGGTGACTATTTCGCAAACCACGTTATAATTCAGTGGTTCTGGAGAGCGGTGCTTTCGTTCTCTACCGAGATGCGAGCCCGATTGCTACAGTTTGTGACCGGAACGAGTCGGGTTCCGATGAATGGATTCAAGGAGCTGTACGGCTCCAATGGACCTCAGATGTTTACGATTGAAAAGTGGGGAACGCCGGAAAATTATCCCAGGGCTCATACGTG ctTCAACCGTCTGGATTTACCCCCCTATGAGAGCTACCTTGCGCTGAAGGATAGACTTATAAAGGCAATCGAAGGGAGTCAAGGCTTTGCTGGAGTGGATTAA
- the LOC129762245 gene encoding E3 ubiquitin-protein ligase Nedd-4-like isoform X1: MATHTEYGYLPGSDELNNEEGSCNRLRVKVIAGHQLAKKDIFGASDPYVRIDLNTITGDENIDSVLTKTKKKTLNPKWNEEFIFRVKPNEHKLVLQVFDENRLTRDDFLGMVELSLAQLPKETEDTQVPIKSYPLRPRRSVGARSKVRGQLELYHAYIQDQNTPEEIDWEIIEPTNSIPTNTEVGAAETLPSGWEERQDANGRTYYVNHLARSTQWERPTAALSQSTQDNDMAAAFQRRVHISVDDNITDTDTLSIDNESISLTNEDEEDGSQLSQRTELTHDQAVETQSSLFIEEDYGQEEQRLATMVPPQEDEFGVDALSVALDYDCDDESSSASITSELAAMRLDASLNSSVASLAMDGSRSVVPRGSPSPASLSTNAEATRRESGIIFRSESLRSLPTIRVSSPPQLPAALVRSPSRVCSVAHPSSAGVSRRRRLPPLPINLPHGEEQALDAENAPPPSPQDIPELNEQEPTGEEVDHTVQSRILQHLNEGSRRSLSRSSIGSDNSIRGNGTPAGSHANGEDEADSGGGGRRSSTNNNTDPGDDRSSTRSSTSNENDSSSSSPAGLEAVLPAGWSMQLAPNGRVFFIDHNEKKTSWVDPRTGRASPMPNASNNPAISDARRPEDGLAPLPEGWEERVHTDGRIFFIDHNTRTTQWEDPRLSMPNVAGQAVPYSRDYKRKYEYLKGQLRKPANVPNKIEIKIRRASILEDSYRIINSITKVDLLKTKLWIEFEGEAGLDYGGLAREWFYLLSKEMFNPYYGLFEYSAMDNYTLQINPFSGLCNEDHLHYFRFIGRVAGMAVYHGKLLDAFFIRPFYKMMLQKPIDLKDMEAVDMEYYNSLLWIKENDPSELMLTFCVDEETFGYTSQRELKPNGANIEVTNENKDEYIKLVIEWRFVARVKDQMQAFLDGFGQIVPLNLLKIFDENELELLMCGIQSIDVKDWKRNTLYKGDYFANHVIIQWFWRAVLSFSTEMRARLLQFVTGTSRVPMNGFKELYGSNGPQMFTIEKWGTPENYPRAHTCFNRLDLPPYESYLALKDRLIKAIEGSQGFAGVD; the protein is encoded by the exons aatgaaGAAGGATCTTGCAATCGGCTTCGAGTGAAAGTAATTGCGGGTCATCAACTTGCCAAGAAGGATATATTTGGGGCCAG TGATCCCTACGTCCGGATCGACCTGAACACAATCACCGGCGACGAGAACATCGATTCGGTGCTGACGAAGACCAAGAAAAAAACCCTGAACCCAAAATGGAACGAGGAGTTTATCTTCCGGGTGAAACCGAACGAGCACAAGCTGGTGCTCCAGGTGTTCGACGAGAACCGACTGACGAGGGATGACTTCCTCGGGATGGTCGAGTTGTCGCTGGCCCAGCTGCCAAAGGAAACCGAGGACACCCAGGTTCCGATCAAAAGTTACCCTCTGCGGCCACGCAGGTCAGTAGG TGCTCGGTCCAAGGTGCGAGGACAGCTGGAGCTGTATCACGCCTACATCCAGGATCAGAATACACCCGAGGAGATAGATTGGGAAATTATTGAGCCAACCAATTCCATACCCACT AACACGGAAGTGGGGGCCGCAGAAACTCTTCCTTCCGGCTGGGAGGAACGACAGGATGCTAATGGACGCACCTACTACGTGAATCACTTGGCCCGGTCAACGCAGTGGGAGCGACCGACTGCCGC CCTGAGTCAATCGACGCAAGACAATGATATGGCCGCCGCTTTCCAGAGACGCGTTCACATCAGTGTGGATGATAACATAACG GACACCGACACTTTAAGCATCGACAATGAATCGATAAGTTTGACTAACGAGGATGAAGAGGATGGATCACAGCTTTCGCAACGTACCGAACTAACGCATGATCAAGCTGTAGAGACACAGTCGTCACTCTTCATCGAAGAGGATTATGGCCAGGAGGAACAACGGTTGGCTACAATGGTGCCCCCACAGGAAGACGAGTTCGGTGTTGACGCACTGAGCGTTGCTTTGGATTACGACTGCGATGATGAG TCGAGTAGCGCGAGCATCACCTCGGAACTGGCAGCAATGCGGCTCGATGCTTCGTTAAACAGTTCGGTCGCATCTCTCGCCATGGATGGCAGCAGATCGGTGGTACCAAGGGGTTCTCCAAGCCCCGCTAGCTTATCAACTAACGCCGAGGCAACCCGACGAGAGAGTGGGATTATCTTCCGCTCCGAATCGTTGCGTTCACTTCCAACGATTCGCGTTAGCTCGCCACCGCAGCTACCGGCAGCGTTGGTTCGAAGCCCAAGCCGAGTCTGCTCGGTAGCGCATCCCTCCAGTGCCGGCGTCAGCCGAAG AAGAAGACTTCCACCGTTGCCAATTAACCTGCCGCACGGGGAGGAGCAAGCTCTGGACGCAGAGAATGCTCCTCCTCCCTCGCCGCAAGACATTCCCGAGTTGAACGAACAAGAGCCCACCGGAGAG GAAGTGGATCACACAGTTCAGAGTCGAATTTTGCAGCACCTCAACGAGGGCAGTCGACGCTCGCTGAGCCGCTCCTCGATCGGTAGTGATAATAGTATTCGGGGCAACGGAACCCCCGCCGGGAGTCATGCAAACGGGGAGGATGAAGCGGACAGCGGGGGAGGCGGACGGCGCTCGTCCAccaacaataacaccgatccGGGCGATGATCGTTCGTCGACGCGATCTTCCACCTCCAACGAGAACGATTCATCGAGCAGTAGTCCCGCGGGGCTGGAGGCGGTTCTGCCGGCCGGATGGTCTATGCAGCTGGCTCCCAATGGAAGGGTGTTTTTCATCGACCACAATGAGAAGAAGACATCCTGGGTGGACCCGCGTACCGGGCGAGCCAGTCCGATGCCGAACGCTTCGAACAATCCCGCAATCAGTGATGCCCGCCGGCCGGAGGATGGACTGGCACCGCTGCCGGAGGGCTGGGAGGAGCGGGTCCACACGGATGGGCGGATTTTCTTCATCGATCACA ACACGAGGACCACCCAGTGGGAAGATCCTCGGCTATCGATGCCGAACGTGGCTGGACAGGCGGTTCCTTATTCGAGAGATTACAAGCGGAAATACGAGTACCTTAAAGGGCAGCTGAGAAAACCG GCTAACGTCCCGAACAAGATCGAAATCAAAATTCGCCGAGCGTCGATCCTGGAGGATTCCTATCGCATCATAAACTCGATCACGAAGGTGGACCTACTCAAGACCAAACTGTGGATCGAGTTCGAGGGCGAGGCAGGACTGGACTACGGTGGACTGGCTCGCGAGTGGTTCTACCTGCTGTCCAAGGAGATGTTCAATCCTTACTACGGGCTATTCGAGTACTCGGCGATGGATAACTACACGCTGCAGATAAATCCGTTCAGTGGGTTGTGCAATGAGGATCATTTGCATTACTTCAG GTTCATAGGTCGGGTCGCAGGGATGGCCGTCTACCACGGCAAACTACTGGACGCGTTCTTCATCCGTCCGTTCTATAAGATGATGCTGCAGAAGCCGATCGATTTGAAGGATATGGAAGCGGTGGATATGGAGTACTACAACTCGCTGCTCTGGATCAAAGAGAACGATCCGAGTGAGCTGATGCTCACGTTCTGCGTGGACGAGGAAACCTTCGGTTACACCAGTCAAAGGGAACTTAAACCCAACGGAGCGAACATTGAAGTCACGAATGAAAATAAAGACGAGTACATCAAACTCGTTATAGAGTGGCGCTTCGTTGCGCGAGTCAAGGATCAGATGCAGGCCTTCTTGGACGGGTTTGGCCAGATCGTTCCGCTGAATTTGCTGAAGATTTTCGACGAAAATGAACTTGAGTTGCTGATGTGTGGCATTCAGAGTATTGACGTTAAGGATTGGAAGAGGAACACGCTCTACAAGGGTGACTATTTCGCAAACCACGTTATAATTCAGTGGTTCTGGAGAGCGGTGCTTTCGTTCTCTACCGAGATGCGAGCCCGATTGCTACAGTTTGTGACCGGAACGAGTCGGGTTCCGATGAATGGATTCAAGGAGCTGTACGGCTCCAATGGACCTCAGATGTTTACGATTGAAAAGTGGGGAACGCCGGAAAATTATCCCAGGGCTCATACGTG ctTCAACCGTCTGGATTTACCCCCCTATGAGAGCTACCTTGCGCTGAAGGATAGACTTATAAAGGCAATCGAAGGGAGTCAAGGCTTTGCTGGAGTGGATTAA
- the LOC129762245 gene encoding E3 ubiquitin-protein ligase Nedd-4-like isoform X5, with product MATHTEYGYLPGSDELNNEEGSCNRLRVKVIAGHQLAKKDIFGASDPYVRIDLNTITGDENIDSVLTKTKKKTLNPKWNEEFIFRVKPNEHKLVLQVFDENRLTRDDFLGMVELSLAQLPKETEDTQVPIKSYPLRPRRSVGARSKVRGQLELYHAYIQDQNTPEEIDWEIIEPTNSIPTNTEVGAAETLPSGWEERQDANGRTYYVNHLARSTQWERPTAALSQSTQDNDMAAAFQRRVHISVDDNITEVDHTVQSRILQHLNEGSRRSLSRSSIGSDNSIRGNGTPAGSHANGEDEADSGGGGRRSSTNNNTDPGDDRSSTRSSTSNENDSSSSSPAGLEAVLPAGWSMQLAPNGRVFFIDHNEKKTSWVDPRTGRASPMPNASNNPAISDARRPEDGLAPLPEGWEERVHTDGRIFFIDHNTRTTQWEDPRLSMPNVAGQAVPYSRDYKRKYEYLKGQLRKPANVPNKIEIKIRRASILEDSYRIINSITKVDLLKTKLWIEFEGEAGLDYGGLAREWFYLLSKEMFNPYYGLFEYSAMDNYTLQINPFSGLCNEDHLHYFRFIGRVAGMAVYHGKLLDAFFIRPFYKMMLQKPIDLKDMEAVDMEYYNSLLWIKENDPSELMLTFCVDEETFGYTSQRELKPNGANIEVTNENKDEYIKLVIEWRFVARVKDQMQAFLDGFGQIVPLNLLKIFDENELELLMCGIQSIDVKDWKRNTLYKGDYFANHVIIQWFWRAVLSFSTEMRARLLQFVTGTSRVPMNGFKELYGSNGPQMFTIEKWGTPENYPRAHTCFNRLDLPPYESYLALKDRLIKAIEGSQGFAGVD from the exons aatgaaGAAGGATCTTGCAATCGGCTTCGAGTGAAAGTAATTGCGGGTCATCAACTTGCCAAGAAGGATATATTTGGGGCCAG TGATCCCTACGTCCGGATCGACCTGAACACAATCACCGGCGACGAGAACATCGATTCGGTGCTGACGAAGACCAAGAAAAAAACCCTGAACCCAAAATGGAACGAGGAGTTTATCTTCCGGGTGAAACCGAACGAGCACAAGCTGGTGCTCCAGGTGTTCGACGAGAACCGACTGACGAGGGATGACTTCCTCGGGATGGTCGAGTTGTCGCTGGCCCAGCTGCCAAAGGAAACCGAGGACACCCAGGTTCCGATCAAAAGTTACCCTCTGCGGCCACGCAGGTCAGTAGG TGCTCGGTCCAAGGTGCGAGGACAGCTGGAGCTGTATCACGCCTACATCCAGGATCAGAATACACCCGAGGAGATAGATTGGGAAATTATTGAGCCAACCAATTCCATACCCACT AACACGGAAGTGGGGGCCGCAGAAACTCTTCCTTCCGGCTGGGAGGAACGACAGGATGCTAATGGACGCACCTACTACGTGAATCACTTGGCCCGGTCAACGCAGTGGGAGCGACCGACTGCCGC CCTGAGTCAATCGACGCAAGACAATGATATGGCCGCCGCTTTCCAGAGACGCGTTCACATCAGTGTGGATGATAACATAACG GAAGTGGATCACACAGTTCAGAGTCGAATTTTGCAGCACCTCAACGAGGGCAGTCGACGCTCGCTGAGCCGCTCCTCGATCGGTAGTGATAATAGTATTCGGGGCAACGGAACCCCCGCCGGGAGTCATGCAAACGGGGAGGATGAAGCGGACAGCGGGGGAGGCGGACGGCGCTCGTCCAccaacaataacaccgatccGGGCGATGATCGTTCGTCGACGCGATCTTCCACCTCCAACGAGAACGATTCATCGAGCAGTAGTCCCGCGGGGCTGGAGGCGGTTCTGCCGGCCGGATGGTCTATGCAGCTGGCTCCCAATGGAAGGGTGTTTTTCATCGACCACAATGAGAAGAAGACATCCTGGGTGGACCCGCGTACCGGGCGAGCCAGTCCGATGCCGAACGCTTCGAACAATCCCGCAATCAGTGATGCCCGCCGGCCGGAGGATGGACTGGCACCGCTGCCGGAGGGCTGGGAGGAGCGGGTCCACACGGATGGGCGGATTTTCTTCATCGATCACA ACACGAGGACCACCCAGTGGGAAGATCCTCGGCTATCGATGCCGAACGTGGCTGGACAGGCGGTTCCTTATTCGAGAGATTACAAGCGGAAATACGAGTACCTTAAAGGGCAGCTGAGAAAACCG GCTAACGTCCCGAACAAGATCGAAATCAAAATTCGCCGAGCGTCGATCCTGGAGGATTCCTATCGCATCATAAACTCGATCACGAAGGTGGACCTACTCAAGACCAAACTGTGGATCGAGTTCGAGGGCGAGGCAGGACTGGACTACGGTGGACTGGCTCGCGAGTGGTTCTACCTGCTGTCCAAGGAGATGTTCAATCCTTACTACGGGCTATTCGAGTACTCGGCGATGGATAACTACACGCTGCAGATAAATCCGTTCAGTGGGTTGTGCAATGAGGATCATTTGCATTACTTCAG GTTCATAGGTCGGGTCGCAGGGATGGCCGTCTACCACGGCAAACTACTGGACGCGTTCTTCATCCGTCCGTTCTATAAGATGATGCTGCAGAAGCCGATCGATTTGAAGGATATGGAAGCGGTGGATATGGAGTACTACAACTCGCTGCTCTGGATCAAAGAGAACGATCCGAGTGAGCTGATGCTCACGTTCTGCGTGGACGAGGAAACCTTCGGTTACACCAGTCAAAGGGAACTTAAACCCAACGGAGCGAACATTGAAGTCACGAATGAAAATAAAGACGAGTACATCAAACTCGTTATAGAGTGGCGCTTCGTTGCGCGAGTCAAGGATCAGATGCAGGCCTTCTTGGACGGGTTTGGCCAGATCGTTCCGCTGAATTTGCTGAAGATTTTCGACGAAAATGAACTTGAGTTGCTGATGTGTGGCATTCAGAGTATTGACGTTAAGGATTGGAAGAGGAACACGCTCTACAAGGGTGACTATTTCGCAAACCACGTTATAATTCAGTGGTTCTGGAGAGCGGTGCTTTCGTTCTCTACCGAGATGCGAGCCCGATTGCTACAGTTTGTGACCGGAACGAGTCGGGTTCCGATGAATGGATTCAAGGAGCTGTACGGCTCCAATGGACCTCAGATGTTTACGATTGAAAAGTGGGGAACGCCGGAAAATTATCCCAGGGCTCATACGTG ctTCAACCGTCTGGATTTACCCCCCTATGAGAGCTACCTTGCGCTGAAGGATAGACTTATAAAGGCAATCGAAGGGAGTCAAGGCTTTGCTGGAGTGGATTAA